A genomic stretch from Panthera leo isolate Ple1 chromosome Y unlocalized genomic scaffold, P.leo_Ple1_pat1.1 chrY_random_Un_scaffold_81, whole genome shotgun sequence includes:
- the LOC122212853 gene encoding testis-specific Y-encoded protein 1-like has translation MASVSRSGQSGDSRRPWALIVLDAKGGESRPRGNAGALEGVGWPQSPGSGAASAHPVQETQAGCEIQVASPAEELVLILDDGMVAAEVVIGEEEEDGEATKDEVAGEENSEEANPEAEDMHEEEEVEVERQQQEEIQEQEEKREADAEAEEGPQLSQPLQQQEPALRPASAQDPLAALERLQLEISAGNAQDSRALWRLKRRILRRQISHLDHRRAIIKHIPGFWAQAILNHPQLSAMIGAQDKDVLSYVVDLEVEEVGHPKYRCRVMFFFGANPYFRNPVIIKEYQLSFAGYRTSRSTPVQWFWDYERGAPSRRHDPTSLNLFNWLCEHSCPGANRIAEIIIEDLWPNPLQYYLREEGTRRQ, from the exons ATGGCCAGCGTGTCGCGGTCCGGACAAAGCGGAGATTCCCGCCGACCCTGGGCCCTGATCGTCCTGGATGCGAAAGGTGGAGAGTCCCGGCCCCGCGGGAATGCAGGGGCGCTGGAGGGCGTGGGCTGGCCGCAGTCCCCAGGTTCAGGGGCGGCAAGCGCCCATCCTGTGCAGGAAACCCAGGCCGGGTGTGAGATACAGGTGGCAAGCCCAGCGGAGGAATTGGTGCTGATATTGGATGACGGAATGGTGGCGGCTGAGGTGGTGatcggggaggaggaagaggacggcGAGGCGACCAAGGATGaggtggctggagaggagaaTTCTGAGGAAGCCAATCCAGAAGCAGAGGACATgcacgaggaggaggaggtggaagttgagagacagcagcaggaggagaTTCAGGAGCAAGAGGAGAAGCGCGAGGCAGATGCAGAGGCGGAGGAGGGGCCCCAGCTCTCACAGCCGCTGCAGCAGCAAGAGCCAGCGCTGCGTCCTGCCTCAGCCCAGGACCCGCTGGCAGCGCTGGAGCGTCTTCAGCTGGAGATCAGCGCTGGGAATGCCCAGGATTCCAGGGCCTTATGGCGGCTGAAGCGCAGGATTCTTCGGAGGCAGATTTCTCACCTGGATCACAGAAGGGCCATCATCAAGCACATCCCTGGCTTCTGGGCCCAGGCG ATTCTGAATCACCCCCAGTTGTCGGCCATGATCGGTGCCCAGGACAAAGACGTGCTCAGCTACGTGGTCGACTTGGAG GTGGAAGAAGTGGGCCATCCCAAGTACCGCTGCAGAGTGATGTTTTTCTTTGGGGCCAACCCGTACTTCCGGAACCCAGTGATCATTAAGGAGTATCAGCTGAGCTTTGCTG GCTACAGGACATCGCGTTCCACTCCAGTCCAGTGGTTCTGGGATTATGAACGTGGAGCTCCCAGTCGCAGGCATGACCCCACCAGCCTTAACTTGTTCAACTGGCTGTGTGAGCACAGCTGCCCAGGGGCGAACAGGATTGCCGAG ATCATCATCGAGGACCTGTGGCCCAATCCCCTGCAGTACtacctgagggaggaagggaccagAAGACAGTGA